In the Brassica napus cultivar Da-Ae chromosome A7, Da-Ae, whole genome shotgun sequence genome, one interval contains:
- the LOC125576411 gene encoding uncharacterized protein LOC125576411: MTMDWFSWLSRTNLEDSLTYEYGLSFSHNELEYEDIAYFNHEFLQSMGISIAKHRLEILKLARRHTKPSRSISRMLIAIRKTGKCLSEYVRAMMRREESSQALVVVKWSKRNKSNGKEERLLLTNGTPCRLDSFSSYTGFDHYSSNDDDVYCGKNLQEEEVIIKWDSMFQNLKPT; encoded by the coding sequence ATGACAATGGATTGGTTCTCATGGCTATCGAGAACAAATCTGGAAGATTCGCTCACATACGAGTACGGTCTCTCCTTCTCACACAACGAGCTCGAGTACGAAGACATTGCTTACTTCAACCACGAGTTTCTCCAGAGCATGGGTATCTCCATCGCCAAACACCGCCTCGAGATCCTCAAACTCGCTCGGCGACATACTAAACCGTCTCGTTCTATTTCCAGAATGCTGATCGCGATTAGGAAGACCGGGAAGTGCTTGTCCGAGTACGTCCGTGCCATGATGAGACGTGAGGAATCGTCTCAGGCTCTCGTAGTTGTGAAATGGTCAAAGAGGAACAAGAGCAACGGAAAAGAAGAGAGACTTCTTCTGACGAATGGGACTCCATGTAGGCTGGATAGCTTCTCCAGTTACACGGGTTTCGATCATTACAGTTcgaatgatgatgatgtttatTGTGGGAAAAATTTACAAGAGGAGGAGGTTATTATAAAGTGGGATTCAATGTTCCAGAATCTGAAACCAACTTGA
- the LOC106354842 gene encoding protein NUCLEAR FUSION DEFECTIVE 4 produces the protein MPTLVEKTGSRPPWVGLAAAAWVQIAAGTSSTFPLYSAALKSVLGFNQQQITILGVACDLGENLGLLPGYVSNKLPPWAMLLIGSTSCFLGYSVLWSSVNQIIHGLPFWLLFIALFFGTNSSSWFGTASLVTNMRNFPMSRGPVAGLIKGYIGLSGAAFTVIFSVLLHHSATNLLFFLMVGVPLLCLSLMYFVRPCVPATDNDPSEPVYFAFLLGSSILLAAYLVMTTVLNEVFTLPSILKYVLLAGTVLFLMAPLAIPIKMTLFRSKRTLPDNLAKEEGEKEPLLIPSTSASNMGTLFEGEGDGDGASEMEILLAEGEGAVKKKRKPRRGEDFKVRQVFAKADFWLLWFAYFLGMGSGITVSNNLAQIGFAFGIKGTTILLCLFSFFNFCGRLASGAISEHFVRSKALPRTLWMGAAQLVMMFTFILFSMAINGTIYVATALVGIGMGFQYLSISTISELFGLKNFGINFNFILLGNPTGAAIFSALMAGHIYDREATKQGSSTCIGPDCYRVTFLVLAGLCGLGTLLSVILTVRIRPVYQALYASGSFRLQPQSNGH, from the exons ATGCCGACTCTAGTGGAGAAAACAGGAAGCCGACCACCGTGGGTGGGGTTAGCAGCCGCCGCGTGGGTCCAGATAGCTGCTGGAACCAGTTCGACGTTCCCGCTGTACTCCGCCGCTCTCAAATCGGTTCTGGGGTTCAACCAGCAACAGATCACGATCCTCGGCGTCGCTTGTGATCTGGGTGAAAACTTGGGGCTGCTTCCAGGTTACGTAAGTAACAAGCTCCCTCCATGGGCGATGCTTCTCATCGGATCCACCTCTTGTTTCCTCGGTTACAGTGTTCTCTGGAGCTCCGTCAACCAAATCATCCATGGCTTGCCTTTCTGGCTG CTATTCATTGCTCTGTTTTTCGGCACCAATAGTAGCTCATGGTTCGGCACAGCATCTCTTGTGACCAATATGAGGAACTTTCCGATGAGCCGAGGCCCTGTTGCTGGACTCATCAAAGGCTATATTGGTCTCAGTGGTGCAGCGTTCACTGTGATTTTCAGCGTCTTGCTTCACCACTCAGCTACCAATCTGCTTTTCTTTCTTATGGTTGGCGTTCCCCTTTTGTGCTTATCTCTCATGTATTTCGTCCGCCCCTGTGTTCCTGCTACCGACAATGACCCTTCTGAGCCTGTTTATTTCGCTTTCCTCCTCGGCTCGAGTATCCTTCTCGCTGCTTATCTTGTCATGACGACTGTGCTTAACGAAGTGTTTACACTGCCAAGCATCCTCAAATATGTTCTTCTGGCCGGCACGGTCTTATTCCTGATGGCGCCTCTTGCGATCCCCATCAAGATGACGCTATTCCGTTCCAAGAGAACTCTTCCGGACAATCTAGCCAAAGAGGAAGGTGAGAAAGAACCGTTGCTGATACCTTCTACATCAGCTTCAAACATGGGCACTCTCTTCGAAGGAGAGGGAGATGGAGACGGTGCCTCGGAGATGGAGATACTTTTGGCCGAAGGAGAAGGTGCTgttaagaagaagaggaagccaaGGAGAGGAGAGGACTTCAAGGTTCGCCAAGTCTTCGCCAAGGCAGACTTCTGGCTCCTTTGGTTTGCTTACTTCCTCGGCATGGGTTCGGGCATCACTGTCTCAAACAACTTGGCTCAGATCGGTTTTGCTTTTGGTATTAAGGGAACAACCATACTCCTCTGCCTCTTTAGCTTCTTCAACTTCTGCGGCCGTCTTGCTTCAGGTGCCATCTCTGAGCACTTTGTCAGGTCAAAGGCCCTTCCAAGAACGCTATGGATGGGAGCCGCGCAGCTGGTTATGATGTTCACATTCATCCTCTTCTCCATGGCCATTAACGGTACTATTTATGTGGCGACAGCTCTTGTAGGGATAGGCATGGGGTTTCAGTACTTGTCAATCTCCACCATCTCTGAGCTCTTTGGTCTTAAAAACTTTGGAATCAACTTCAACTTCATACTCTTGGGCAACCCGACCGGTGCGGCCATTTTCTCCGCACTTATGGCAGGACATATATACGACAGGGAAGCGACTAAGCAAGGGAGTTCTACGTGCATTGGTCCTGATTGCTACAGGGTAACGTTCTTGGTACTAGCCGGTCTTTGTGGACTTGGCACTCTGCTCTCTGTTATTTTGACTGTGAGAATTAGGCCGGTTTATCAAGCTCTCTATGCTTCTGGCTCTTTCCGGTTGCAGCCGCAGTCTAATGGTCACTGA
- the LOC111207157 gene encoding DEAD-box ATP-dependent RNA helicase 35: MEVDDDYVEYVPVAKRRALEEQKILQRKGKVLEVEEEASEKEKLAESKPSLLVQATQLKRDVPEVSATEQIILQEKEMMEHLSDKKTLMSVRELAKGITYTEPLLTGWKPPLRIRKMSRKQMDLIRKQWHIIVSGEDIPPPIKSFEDMKFEKPILDTLREKGIVQPTPIQVQGLPVILSGRDMIGIAFTGSGKTMVFVLPMIMIALQEEMMMPIGPGEGPIGLIVCPSRELARQTYEVVEQFVAPLVKAGFAPLRSLLCIGGVDMRSQLDVVKRGVHIVVATPGRLKDLLAKKKMNLDACRYLTLDEADRLVDLGFEDDIREVFDHFKSQRQTLLFSATMPTKIQIFARSALVKPVTVNVGRAGAANLDVIQEVEYVKQEAKIVYLLECLQKTSPPVLIFCENKADVDDIHEYLLLKGVEAVAIHGGKDQEDREYAISSFKAGKKDVLVATDVASKGLDFPDIQHVINYDMPAEIENYVHRIGRTGRCGKTGIATTFINKNQSETTLLDLKHLLQEAKQRIPPVLAELKDPMEEAENIANASGVKGCAYCGGLGHRIRDCPKLEQQKSVAISNSRKDYFGSGGYRGEI; this comes from the exons ATGGAAGTAGACGATGATTACGTGGAGTATGTTCCAGTTGCGAAGCGTAGAGCGCTGGAAGAGCAGAAGATTCTTCAACGGAAGGGCAAAGTGTTGGAGGTGGAGGAAGAAGCTTCGGAGAAGGAGAAGCTCGCCGAATCCAAACCTAGCTTGCTCGTCCAAGCAACTCAGCTCAAGCGTGACGTACCCGAAGTCAGTGCTACCGAGCAAATCATCCTACAAGAGAAGGAGATGATGGAGCATCTCTCTGATAAGAAGACGCTCATGTCTGTTCGTGAGTTAGCCAAAGGTATCACTTACACAGAGCCTCTCTTAACAGGTTGGAAACCTCCTTTGCGTATTAGGAAGATGTCTAGGAAGCAGATGGATTTGATCAGGAAGCAGTGGCATATCATTGTTAGCGGTGAAGACATTCCTCCTCCCATCAAGAGCTTCGAGGATATGAAGTTCGAGAAACCTATTTTGGATACGCTCAGGGAGAAAGGGATTGTGCAGCCCACTCCTATTCAAGTTCAGGGTCTTCCTGTGATTTTGTCTGGGAGAGATATGATTGGGATTGCCTTCACTGGTTCCGGGAAGACGATGGTTTTCGTGCTTCCCATGATCATGATTGCTCTCCAGGAGGAGATGATGATGCCTATTGGTCCTGGAGAAGGCCCCATTGGCCTTATTGTTTGCCCTTCTAGAGAGCTTGCTAGGCAGACTTACGAAGTTGTTGAACAGTTTGTGGCTCCTTTGGTCAAGGCTGGATTCGCGCCTTTGAGGTCTTTGCTATGCATTGGAGGTGTCGATATGAGGTCCCAGTTGGATGTTGTCAAGAGAGGTGTTCACATTGTTGTTGCTACCCCTGGGAGGTTGAAGGATTTGCTCGCCAAGAAAAAGATGAACTTAGATGCCTGCAG GTACCTGACGCTGGATGAGGCAGATAGGTTGGTTGATTTGGGTTTCGAAGATGACATTAGGGAAGTCTTTGACCATTTCAAGTCTCAGCGTCAAACACTTCTCTTCTCTGCCACAATGCCCACCAAAATTCAAATCTTTGCCAGAAGTGCTCTGGTGAAACCTGTGACAGTCAACGTAGGAAGAGCCGGAGCTGCGAATCTCGATGTTATCCAGGAGGTTGAATACGTCAAACAAGAAGCAAAGATTGTTTACCTCCTTGAGTGCCTGCAGAAAACCTCTCCGCCGGTTTTAATTTTCTGTGAGAACAAGGCTGATGTTGATGATATCCACGAGTACTTGTTACTGAAAGGAGTGGAAGCTGTTGCTATACACGGAGGTAAAGATCAGGAGGACAGAGAGTACGCAATCTCTTCGTTCAAAGCTGGGAAGAAAGACGTCTTGGTCGCCACTGACGTTGCTTCAAAAGGGTTAGACTTCCCTGATATTCAGCACGTCATAAACTACGACATGCCTGCGGAGATTGAGAACTATGTGCACAGGATAGGAAGAACAGGTCGGTGTGGGAAAACAGGGATAGCAACTACGTTTATAAACAAGAACCAAAGCGAGACCACGCTGCTTGATCTGAAACACTTGCTGCAAGAAGCTAAACAGAGGATTCCACCTGTCCTTGCTGAGCTGAAGGATCCGATGGAGGAAGCAGAGAATATTGCTAATGCAAGTGGTGTCAAGGGTTGTGCTTACTGTGGGGGTCTGGGACATCGTATTAGAGACTGTCCGAAACTGGAGCAGCAGAAGAGTGTGGCCATATCTAACTCTAGGAAAGACTACTTCGGCTCTGGTGGATACAGAGGAGAGATATAA
- the LOC106354843 gene encoding amino acid transporter AVT6E-like gives MDSSYSVISKNSNVELQKQTSKLLPPSDEESFVNDFDDTRSLVGDQDADGLDFDISNYPLVNAKSSQGGSGIHGAVFNLTTSIIGAGIMALPATMKVLGLVLGFVLIILMAILSEISVELLIRFSVLYESRSYGEVVQFAMGRTARVLSEICIIVNNGGVLVVYLIIMGDVMSGSLHHIGVLDQWLGNGFWDHRKVLILIVMVVFLAPLCALNKIDSLSVTSAASVALAVVFVVVCFAVAAIKLVEGTIDTPRLSPDFSSKEAILDLLVVIPIMSNAYVCHFNVQPIYNELEGRSPHKMNRVGRITTAICVVVYASTAISGYLLFGVATEADILTNFDQDLGIRFSSAVNYVVRIGYILHLVLVFPVIHFSLRETVNTLLFEGSPPLSESKKRSLGLTLILLALIYIGSTMIPNIWTAFKFTGATSAVSLGFTFPALIALRLGKQSNSLSFVERSVSWLMLILAVVVSIVGTVGNVYSIRSKSD, from the coding sequence ATGGATAGCAGTTACTCCGTCATTTCCAAAAACTCTAACGTCGAGCTACAGAAACAGACCTCCAAGTTGCTTCCTCCTTCCGATGAAGAAAGCTTCGTCAATGATTTCGACGACACCCGCAGCCTCGTCGGCGACCAAGATGCCGACGGTCTAGACTTCGACATCTCTAATTACCCACTCGTTAACGCCAAATCGAGTCAAGGAGGATCTGGGATCCACGGCGCCGTTTTCAACCTCACCACCTCCATCATCGGCGCCGGGATCATGGCATTGCCCGCCACCATGAAAGTCCTCGGCTTGGTCCTCGGGTTCGTTCTGATCATCCTCATGGCGATTCTGTCGGAGATCAGCGTCGAGCTTCTGATTAGATTCTCGGTTCTGTACGAGTCCAGATCTTACGGCGAGGTCGTGCAGTTCGCGATGGGAAGAACCGCTAGGGTTTTGTCTGAGATTTGCATCATCGTCAACAACGGTGGCGTCCTCGTTGTATACCTCATCATCATGGGTGACGTCATGTCTGGTTCGCTTCATCACATTGGTGTTTTGGATCAGTGGTTAGGCAATGGGTTCTGGGACCACcgtaaagttttgattttgattgttatggtCGTCTTCTTGGCTCCTCTCTGCGCTTTGAACAAGATTGATTCCTTGAGCGTGACCTCAGCTGCTTCCGTGGCTCTCGCTGTTGTGTTTGTTGTTGTCTGTTTCGCTGTCGCGGCGATTAAGCTTGTAGAAGGAACTATCGATACTCCGAGGTTGAGTCCTGATTTTAGCTCCAAGGAAGCGATATTAGATCTTCTCGTGGTGATTCCGATAATGTCAAACGCTTACGTGTGCCATTTCAATGTTCAGCCGATCTATAACGAGCTCGAAGGTCGTTCGCCTCATAAGATGAACCGAGTTGGGAGAATCACGACGGCTATTTGCGTTGTTGTCTACGCTTCAACTGCTATATCGGGTTACCTTCTCTTCGGTGTGGCTACGGAAGCTGATATATTGACCAACTTTGATCAAGATCTCGGCATCCGTTTCAGCTCTGCGGTGAATTACGTTGTCAGAATCGGATACATTCTCCATCTAGTTCTCGTCTTCCCCGTTATCCACTTCTCCTTGAGAGAAACCGTTAATACCTTGTTGTTTGAAGGCTCGCCTCCTCTCTCCGAAAGCAAGAAGAGATCTCTGGGGCTCACATTGATCTTGCTGGCTCTTATTTACATCGGCTCGACGATGATCCCAAACATATGGACTGCTTTCAAATTCACAGGGGCAACGTCAGCGGTGTCGCTTGGTTTTACCTTCCCTGCTCTCATCGCATTACGGTTAGGGAAACAGAGCAATTCGTTAAGCTTTGTGGAGAGATCTGTCTCGTGGTTGATGCTAATCTTGGCGGTGGTGGTTAGCATCGTGGGAACCGTTGGCAACGTATACAGCATCAGAAGCAAATCAGATTAA
- the LOC125576206 gene encoding F-box/kelch-repeat protein At1g24800-like encodes MSSSDSSWRVLEEGKPEWEIDVHQRGASVNGNTYFFAHDRFDDIEPDADGSIPVDGVEDFLLCFDFTKERFGPRLPLPFHSYNEDCVTLSSFLRGDDDEQLAALFGGCESDFFEIWVTLSVEPNHVSWTKFLVVETGGPIFTRLNFKLSTYFGGSFFVDEENKVAVVFERVSYISISAPPPSQHTAFVFGQAGYIQSVNLGQALKLQHFSPYSGKHCQALLPPLVCSSSFRPTLVQVS; translated from the coding sequence ATGAGCAGCTCTGATTCATCATGGAGAGTCCTCGAAGAGGGGAAGCCGGAGTGGGAGATAGATGTGCATCAGCGAGGGGCGTCTGTCAACGGTAACACCTACTTTTTTGCTCATGACAGATTTGATGATATAGAGCCTGACGCTGACGGATCGATCCCAGTTGACGGAGTTGAAGATTTCTTACTCTGTTTTGACTTTACCAAAGAGAGGTTTGGACCACGCCTCCCTCTTCCTTTTCACTCTTACAATGAAGACTGTGTCACCCTCTCAAGCTTCCTTAgaggtgatgatgatgagcaGCTTGCGGCCCTGTTTGGTGGTTGTGAATCTGACTTTTTTGAGATTTGGGTTACCCTTTCGGTTGAGCCCAACCATGTGTCCTGGACAAAGTTTTTGGTAGTGGAAACGGGGGGGCCTATATTCACTCGTTTAAATTTTAAGCTTAGCACATATTTTGGTGGGAGCTTCTTTGTTGATGAGGAAAACAAAGTTGCTGTGGTGTTTGAACGAGTCTCATATATATCCATCTCGGCCCCTCCTCCGAGTCAACACACCGCTTTTGTGTTTGGACAAGCCGGCTACATCCAATCTGTTAATCTCGGACAGGCTCTCAAACTCCAACACTTTTCCCCCTATTCCGGAAAGCACTGTCAAGCTCTTCTTCCCCCACTTGTTTGCTCTTCCTCTTTTCGTCCAACCTTAGTCCAAGTCAGTTGA
- the LOC106357427 gene encoding trafficking protein particle complex subunit 2-like encodes MANTACFIIVGRNDIPIYEAEVGSAPKREDAAQLHQFILHAALDVVQDLAWTTSAMFLKSVDRFNDLVVSVYVTAGHTRLMLLHDSRNEDGIKSFFQEVHELYIKVLLNPLYLPGSRITSSHFDTKVRALARKYL; translated from the exons ATGGCAAACACAGCGTGTTTTATAATAGTGGGTCGGAATGATATTCCCATCTATGAAGCTGAAGTTGGTTCTGCTCCCAAA AGAGAAGATGCTGCTCAGTTGCACCAGTTTATACTACACGCTGCATTAGATGTCGTCCAAGACCTTGCATGGACTACAAGCGCCAT GTTCTTGAAGTCAGTTGACAGGTTTAACGATCTCGTTGTGTCCGTCTATGTTACCGCTGGCC ATACACGACTCATGCTCCTTCATGATTCACGCAATGAAGACGGCATAAAGAGCTTCTTCCAGGAGGTGCATGAGCTTTATATTAAG GTTCTTCTGAATCCTTTGTATCTGCCTGGTTCTCGGATTACATCGTCACATTTTGACACCAAGGTGCGTGCACTTGCAAGAAAGTACCTGTAG
- the LOC106430757 gene encoding pyrophosphate-energized vacuolar membrane proton pump 1-like — protein MTGKALLPELWTEILVPVCAVVGIAFSLFQWYIVSGVKLTADRGASSESEDGKNGNEDYLIEEEEGVNDESVVAKCAEIQTAISEGATSFLFTEYKYVGVFMVLFAAIIFLFLGSVQGFSTKSQPCTYDKTRTCKPALATAVFSTISFVLGAVTSVLSGFLGMKIATYANARTTLEARRGVGKAFIVAFRSGAVMGFLLAANGLLVLYITINLFKIYYGDDWEGLFESITGYGLGGSSMALFGRVGGGIYTKAADVGADLVGKVERNIPEDDPRNPAVIADNVGDNVGDIAGMGSDLFGSYAESSCAALVVASISSFGINHDFTAMLFPLLISSVGILVCLITTLYATDISEIKAVKEIEPALKNQLIISTVIMTAGIALVSWIGLPSSFTIFNFGTQKVVKNWELFLCVAVGLWAGLIIGFVTEYYTSNAYSPVQDVADSCRTGAATNVIFGLALGYKSVIIPIFAIAVSIFVSFSFAAMYGVAVAALGMLSTIATGLAIDAYGPISDNAGGIAEMAGMSHRIRERTDALDAAGNTTAAIGKGFAIGSAALVSLALFGAFVSRAGVQTVDVLTPKVVIGLLVGAMLPYWFSAMTMKSVGSAALKMVEEVRRQFNTIPGLMEGTAKPDYATCVKISTDASIKEMIPPGCLVMLTPLIVGFFFGVETLSGVLAGSLVSGVQIAISASNTGGAWDNAKKYIEAGASEHARSLGPKGSEPHKAAVIGDTIGDPLKDTSGPSLNILIKLMAVESLVFAPFFATHGGFLFRIFS, from the exons atgACGGGGAAGGCGTTGTTACCGGAGCTTTGGACGGAGATTTTGGTGCCGGTGTGCGCGGTGGTGGGAATCGCCTTCTCGCTGTTCCAGTGGTATATAGTCTCTGGCGTGAAACTCACCGCCGATCGTGGCGCGTCTTCGGAAAGTGAAGACGGGAAGAATGGAAATGAGGATTATCtgatagaggaagaggaagGGGTTAATGATGAGAGCGTCGTTGCCAAATGCGCTGAGATTCAGACCGCTATATCTGAAG GTGCAACCTCATTTCTATTCACCGAGTACAAATACGTTGGCGTCTTCATGGTTCTCTTCGCCGCCAtcatctttctcttcctcgGCTCTGTCCAAGGCTTCAGCACCAAGAGCCAGCCTTGCACTTACGACAAGACCAGAACATGCAAGCCTGCCCTCGCCACCGCCGTCTTCAGCACCATCTCCTTCGTCCTCGGCGCGGTGACCTCAGTCCTCTCTGGCTTTCTCGGGATGAAGATCGCCACTTACGCCAACGCTAGAACCACCCTGGAAGCGAGGAGAGGCGTTGGGAAGGCCTTCATCGTTGCGTTCAGGTCTGGCGCTGTGATGGGTTTCCTTCTCGCTGCGAACGGTCTCTTGGTTCTTTACATTACTATCAACCTCTTCAAGATTTACTACGGTGATGACTGGGAAGGTCTCTTTGAGTCCATCACTGGTTATGGGCTTGGTGGATCTTCCATGGCGCTCTTTGGTAGAGTTGGTGGTGGGATCTACACCAAGGCTGCTGATGTTGGTGCTGACCTTGTGGGAAAAGTAGAAAGGAATATTCCAGAAGATGATCCAAGAAACCCTGCT GTGATTGCTGATAATGTGGGTGACAATGTTGGTGACATTGCTGGGATGGGCTCTGATCTGTTTGGATCATACGCAGAATCATCTTGTGCTGCGCTTGTTGTTGCTTCCATCTCCTCCTTTGGAATCAACCATGACTTCACTGCCATGTTGTTCCCCTTGCTCATCAGTTCAGTGGGAATCTTGGTTTGTTTGATCACTACCCTCTATGCAACCGACATCTCTGAGATTAAGGCTGTTAAGGAGATTGAACCTGCGTTGAAAAACCAGCTTATCATTTCGACGGTTATCATGACTGCTGGAATAGCTCTAGTGTCGTGGATTGGGTTACCATCTTCCTTCACCATCTTCAACTTTGGGACACAGAAAGTTGTGAAAAACTG GGAGCTATTCCTGTGTGTTGCTGTTGGTCTCTGGGCTGGACTCATTATCGGCTTTGTTACTGAATACTACACAAGTAATGCATACAG CCCTGTGCAAGACGTGGCAGATTCATGCAGGACCGGAGCAGCAACCAACGTTATATTCGGACTTGCTCTTGGATACAAATCCGTCATCATTCCAATCTTTGCGATTGCTGTCAGTATATTCGTTAGCTTCAGCTTTGCTGCCATGTACGGTGTGGCGGTTGCTGCTCTTGGGATGCTCAGTACCATTGCAACTGGTTTGGCGATTGATGCTTATGGTCCGATCAGTGACAATGCTGGTGGCATTGCTGAGATGGCTGGAATGAGCCATCGCATCCGAGAAAGAACCGACGCTCTTGATGCTGCTGGTAACACCACTGCTGCTATCGGAAAG GGTTTTGCGATTGGCTCTGCTGCTCTTGTGTCTTTGGCGTTGTTTGGTGCATTTGTGAGCCGAGCAGGAGTACAGACGGTGGATGTGTTGACCCCAAAGGTGGTGATAGGGCTGCTAGTTGGAGCGATGCTTCCTTATTGGTTCTCTGCAATGACGATGAAGAGCGTGGGAAGTGCAGCTCTTAAGATGGTGGAAGAAGTGAGGAGGCAGTTCAACACCATCCCCGGACTCATGGAAGGTACCGCGAAACCAGACTATGCAACATGCGTCAAGATATCAACGGATGCTTCCATCAAGGAGATGATTCCTCCTGGTTGCCTTGTCATGCTTACTCCTCTCATTGTCGGTTTCTTCTTCGGCGTTGAGACCCTCTCTGGTGTCCTCGCTGGCTCCCTTGTCTCAGGAGTTCAGATTGCTATATCAGCATCTAACACTGGAGGAGCCTGGGACAATGCCAAGAAGTACATTGAG GCGGGGGCATCAGAGCACGCGAGGAGCTTAGGACCAAAAGGGTCAGAGCCACACAAGGCAGCAGTGATAGGTGACACAATAGGAGACCCACTGAAGGATACATCAGGACCGTCGCTTAACATATTGATAAAGCTAATGGCTGTTGAGTCTCTCGTCTTTGCTCCCTTCTTTGCCACGCATGGAGGTTTCCTCTTCAGGATCTTCTCGTGA
- the LOC125576412 gene encoding glycerol-3-phosphate dehydrogenase SDP6, mitochondrial-like yields MYAASFRRLASGVAFIATASGGAVLSLASSDKDRTIVESLRRTIGDPTASVPPRSVQESALSGASLSNPLDLLVIGGGATGSGVALDAATRGLRVGLVERDDFSSGTSSRSTKLIHGGVRYLEKAVFNLDYGQLRLVFHALEERKQLIENAPHLCHALPCMTPCFSWFEVVYFWMGLKMYDLVAGPRLLHLSRYYSAKQSVELFPTLASKGKDKSTTLTGTVVYYDGQMNDSRVNVGLACTAALAGASVLNHAEVVSLIRDGVSQRVIGARIRNNLSGKEFDTYAKVVVNAAGPFCDSVRKMADGESKPMICPSSGVHIVLPDYYSPQGMGLIVPKTKDGRVVFMLPWLGKTVAGTTDSPTSITSLPKPHEDEIQFILDTITDYLNIKVRRTDVLSAWSGIRPLAMDPTAKNTENMSRDHIVLEDCPGLVTITGGKWTTYRSMAEDAVDAAIKSGKLKPSNDCVTQKLQLVGSYGWDPSSFAALAQQYVRVKKTHGGKMVPGTMDTAAAKHLSHAYGSMADRVATIAQEEGLGKRLAHGHPFLEAEVAYCARNEYCESAVDFIARRCRIAFLDTNAAEKALKRVVEILASEHKWGKTRQMQELKMAKEFLQTFKSSKNAH; encoded by the exons ATGTACGCCGCTTCTTTTCGCCGTCTCGCCTCTGGCGTTGCTTTCATCGCCACTGCATCTGGTGGCGCTGTTTTGTCGCTTGCCTCCAGCGACAAAGACCGTACGATTGTGGAGTCATTAAGGCGTACGATTGGTGATCCTACCGCTTCTGTACCGCCTCGATCCGTTCAAGAATCGGCTCTGAGTGGAGCCAGCTTGTCAAATCCGCTCGATCTCCTCGTCATCGGCGGTGGAGCCACCGGTTCTGGTGTAGCTCTCGACGCCGCCACCCGTGGCCTTCGTGTTGGTCTCGTCGAACGTGATGACTTCTCCTCAGGGACCTCTTCGCGATCAACAAAACTAATTCATGGAG GGGTTCGTTACTTGGAGAAAGCTGTTTTCAATCTTGATTACGGACAGCTTCGGCTTGTGTTTCACGCCCTCGAGGAACGTAAGCAACTGATCGAGAACGCACCGCATCTCTGCCACGCACTCCCCTGCATGACACCTTGTTTCAGCTGGTTCGAAGTTGTCTACTTCTGGATGGGACTGAAAATGTATGACTTGGTGGCCGGACCAAGACTCTTGCATCTCTCCAGATATTACTCTGCTAAACAGTCTGTCGAGCTCTTCCCAACACTCGCGAGTAAAGGGAAAGACAAGAGTACTACTTTGACAGGCACTGTTGTGTACTACGACGGGCAGATGAATGATTCGCGTGTCAATGTTGGTTTGGCATGTACCGCCGCTTTAGCTGGTGCTTCAGTTCTTAACCATGCAGAGGTTGTCTCCCTTATTAGGGATGGTGTTTCTCAGAGAGTAATTGGTGCTCGGATTCGTAACAATCTCTCAG GCAAAGAGTTTGACACCTACGCGAAGGTGGTTGTTAATGCGGCTGGACCATTCTGTGATTCAGTTAGGAAGATGGCTGATGGCGAGTCGAAACCTATGATATGTCCAAGCAGCGGCGTACACATTGTGTTGCCTGACTACTATTCTCCTCAAGGGATGGGGTTGATAGTCCCCAAGACTAAGGATGGTCGAGTTGTGTTTATGTTACCTTGGTTGGGGAAAACAGTAGCAGGCACTACAGACTCTCCCACTTCAATCACTTCGCTTCCAAAACCTCATGAAGATGAGATTCAATTCATACTTGACACAATCACCGACTATCTTAACATCAAG GTTCGACGTACCGATGTTCTTTCGGCTTGGAGTGGTATTCGTCCATTGGCCATGGATCCAACAGCAAAAAACACTGAGAATATGTCCAGAGACCACATTGTTCTGGAGGATTGTCCTGGTCTGGTTACAATTACAGGTGGAAAATGGACTACTTACAGAAG CATGGCGGAAGACGCGGTGGACGCAGCAATCAAATCTGGAAAGCTGAAACCCAGCAACGATTGCGTAACGCAGAAGCTACAGCTTGTGGGCTCTTACGGATGGGACCCATCTTCCTTCGCAGCTCTAGCGCAGCAATACGTGCGCGTGAAGAAAACTCACGGTGGTAAAATGGTTCCGGGGACAATGGACACAGCAGCTGCAAAGCATTTGTCACATGCATATGGGTCAATGGCTGACCGAGTCGCCACCATTGCTCAGGAAGAGGGTCTTGGGAAGAGGCTAGCACACGGTCATCCGTTCCTCGAAGCAGAAGTTGCTTACTGTGCAAGAAACGAGTACTGTGAATCAGCAGTGGATTTCATCGCCAGGAGGTGTAGAATCGCCTTCTTAGATACAAATGCAGCGGAGAAGGCTTTGAAACGTGTGGTGGAGATATTAGCGAGTGAACACAAGTGGGGCAAGACGAGGCAGATGCAGGAGTTGAAGATGGCTAAAGAGTTTCTTCAGACTTTCAAGTCTTCCAAAAACGCACACTAA